A DNA window from Camelina sativa cultivar DH55 chromosome 17, Cs, whole genome shotgun sequence contains the following coding sequences:
- the LOC104759860 gene encoding LOW QUALITY PROTEIN: mechanosensitive ion channel protein 10 (The sequence of the model RefSeq protein was modified relative to this genomic sequence to represent the inferred CDS: inserted 1 base in 1 codon; deleted 2 bases in 1 codon): MESTTFLTSKNIPPCQQVFLKMQKSRSAWRCIMITSKVIIIDAFLLMVFAASISSLRHKNWWSFPIWKWALTSGQTVYVLHGIQDAARLWMTIFFVITLISKKATKQKKLLLLVLIDFLTPVLIIFSLWXTKSIIAMCCSAWFHITSYEERIKESLLFWSVILLEALSGHPWSKIRHVFDPKKTSGWDIKKMLMVQKHIGIDVKIQSETKAKTVTN; the protein is encoded by the exons ATGGAGTCAACAACGTTCCTCACCTCTAAAAACATTCCTCCATGTCAACAAGTGTTCCTCAAAATGCAAAAGTCAAGATCAGCATGGAGGTGTATTATGATCACTTCCAAAGTGATCATAATTGATGCTTTCCTTCTGATGGTTTTTGCCGCAAGCATCTCAAGCTTGCGGCACAAAAACTGGTGGAGCTTCCCCATATGGAAGTGGGCGTTAACATCGGGG CAAACAGTGTATGTTCTTCATGGTATTCAAGACGCCGCACGGTTGTGGAtgacaatattttttgttatcacATTGATATCAAAGAAAGCGACAAAGCAGAAAAAGTTACTGCTTCTCGTGTTGATTGATTTTCTCACGCCGGTTCTAATCATCTTCTCCTTGT TCACAAAGTCCATCATCGCCATGTGTTGTTCAGCGTGGTTCCACATAACTAGTTACGAAGAACGGATCAAGGAGTCTCTCTTATTTTGGTCTGTTATTCTGTTG GAAGCTCTTTCCGGTCATCCTTGGAGCAAAATACGCCATGTATTTGACCCAAAGAAAACATCCGGTTGGGACATCAAGAAAATGCTCATGGTCCAAAAACACATTGGCATAGACGTGAAGATCCAAAGTGAAACCAAAGCGAAGACT GTCACTAATTAA